One Desulfatiglans anilini DSM 4660 DNA window includes the following coding sequences:
- a CDS encoding HesA/MoeB/ThiF family protein, whose translation MSIFLSEEQSALLENAAESVLQPSGEALRILREKTAAELVEKWGMTLRAVHEAAMHLGIYPARYTRNRGSISLEEQIGLSHAQVSVIGAGGLGGTVIELLARLGVGRIVVADHDRFDETNLNRQALSRAGNLGAFKAEEAVRAVQSINPAVEVIARTTRLTSTNAEEFLTGSLTAVDALDNIPDRFLLESAARRLGIPLVHAALAGFEGQLMTIFPEDRGLELLYGKPPAGRTRSAAPEAVLGVPTPTPALLATLQTMEVLKILTGRGRPIRNAMLHVDLGTGSFDTFSFDPSPRQERGGRTSGQAAEQ comes from the coding sequence CCGGCGAAGCGCTTCGCATTCTCCGGGAAAAGACGGCGGCCGAACTGGTGGAAAAGTGGGGCATGACCTTGCGCGCCGTTCACGAAGCCGCCATGCATCTCGGCATCTACCCCGCGCGCTACACCCGCAACCGAGGCTCCATCTCTCTCGAGGAGCAGATCGGGCTGTCGCATGCACAGGTGAGCGTCATCGGCGCCGGCGGTCTGGGGGGAACCGTCATCGAACTCCTTGCCCGCCTCGGGGTCGGGCGCATCGTGGTGGCCGACCACGACCGTTTCGACGAAACCAATCTCAACCGGCAGGCCCTGAGCCGGGCCGGGAATCTCGGCGCATTCAAGGCTGAAGAGGCCGTACGCGCCGTTCAGTCGATCAACCCGGCCGTCGAGGTCATCGCCCGTACCACCCGGCTGACCAGCACCAACGCAGAAGAATTCCTCACAGGCTCCCTCACGGCGGTCGATGCCCTCGACAACATCCCCGACCGCTTTCTGCTCGAGTCCGCCGCCCGAAGGCTCGGCATTCCTCTGGTGCACGCAGCCTTGGCGGGCTTCGAAGGGCAGCTGATGACCATCTTCCCGGAAGACCGGGGGCTCGAACTCCTCTATGGGAAACCGCCGGCCGGCAGGACCCGCTCCGCCGCCCCGGAGGCCGTGCTCGGCGTCCCCACCCCTACGCCCGCCCTCTTGGCCACGCTCCAAACCATGGAGGTGCTCAAGATCCTCACCGGCCGCGGGCGGCCGATCCGCAACGCCATGCTGCACGTCGACCTCGGAACGGGGTCTTTCGATACCTTCAGTTTCGATCCGTCTCCCCGTCAGGAGAGAGGCGGTCGAACGTCAGGGCAAGCTGCTGAGCAATGA